A region of Arabidopsis thaliana chromosome 5, partial sequence DNA encodes the following proteins:
- a CDS encoding Phosphoglycerate mutase family protein (Phosphoglycerate mutase family protein; FUNCTIONS IN: catalytic activity; INVOLVED IN: metabolic process; LOCATED IN: cellular_component unknown; EXPRESSED IN: root; CONTAINS InterPro DOMAIN/s: Histidine phosphatase superfamily, clade-1 (InterPro:IPR013078), Phosphoglycerate/bisphosphoglycerate mutase, active site (InterPro:IPR001345); BEST Arabidopsis thaliana protein match is: Phosphoglycerate mutase family protein (TAIR:AT3G50520.1); Has 1807 Blast hits to 1807 proteins in 277 species: Archae - 0; Bacteria - 0; Metazoa - 736; Fungi - 347; Plants - 385; Viruses - 0; Other Eukaryotes - 339 (source: NCBI BLink).): MGHEWIDAEREFKWSEDVKVESEVTEIVLVRHGETTWNAAGRIQGQIESDLNEVGLKQAVAIAERLGKEERPVAVYSSDLKRAKDTALMIAKTCFCPEVIEVPDLKERHVGSLQGLYWKEGAEKEPEAYSAFFSSQNDLEIPGGGESFDQLADRSMDALEQIAKKHKGERVIVVTHGGVLRAIYLRITQASSAGKLLNASVNVVHLRDQKWIIDSWSDVSHLSSVGFLQRGFDGDAKP; the protein is encoded by the exons ATGGGTCATGAATg gATCGATGCAGAGAGGGAGTTCAAATGGAGCGAGGATGTCAAAGTTGAAAGTGAAGTGACTGAGATCGTTCTTGTTCGCCATGGAGAAACCACTTGGAATGCTGCCGGAAGAATCCAg GGACAAATTGAATCAGACCTTAACGAGGTTGGACTAAAGCAGGCTGTTGCA aTCGCTGAGAGGTTGGGAAAAGAGGAAAGACCTGTAGCTGTGTATTCATCAGACCTCAAACGAGCCAAAGACACTGCTCTTATGATCGCCAAAACTTGTTTCTGTCCCGAG GTGATCGAAGTACCTGACTTAAAGGAGAGGCACGTGGGTAGTCTCCAAGGCCTGTATTGGAAAGAAGGAGCAGAGAAAGAACCTGAAGCTTACTCTGCCTTTTTCTCTTCCCAAAACGACCTCGAGATTCCG ggaggaggagagagcttTGACCAACTTGCTGATAGATCCATGGATGCTCTTGAGCAAATTGCTAAGAAGCACAAAGGAGAGAGAGTGATAGTGGTGACTCATGGAGGAGTGTTGAGGGCAATTTACTTAAGGATCACACAAGCTTCCTCTGCCGGAAAACTCTTGAATGCTTCAGTGAATGTGGTTCATCTCCGTGATCAAAAATGGATCATCGATTCGTGGAGCGATGTATCACATCTATCATCCGTTGGATTTCTTCAACGTGGCTTTGATGGAGACGCCAAGCCCTAG
- the GYRB2 gene encoding DNA GYRASE B2 (DNA GYRASE B2 (GYRB2); FUNCTIONS IN: DNA topoisomerase activity, DNA topoisomerase (ATP-hydrolyzing) activity, DNA binding, ATP binding; INVOLVED IN: DNA topological change, DNA metabolic process; LOCATED IN: mitochondrion; CONTAINS InterPro DOMAIN/s: DNA topoisomerase, type IIA, conserved site (InterPro:IPR018522), DNA topoisomerase, type IIA, subunit B (InterPro:IPR000565), DNA topoisomerase, type IIA, subunit B, domain 2 (InterPro:IPR013506), ATPase-like, ATP-binding domain (InterPro:IPR003594), DNA topoisomerase, type IIA, subunit B, C-terminal (InterPro:IPR002288), DNA topoisomerase, type IIA, subunit B/N-terminal, alpha-beta (InterPro:IPR013759), DNA topoisomerase, type IIA, subunit B/N-terminal (InterPro:IPR001241), Ribosomal protein S5 domain 2-type fold (InterPro:IPR020568), Toprim domain (InterPro:IPR006171), Ribosomal protein S5 domain 2-type fold, subgroup (InterPro:IPR014721), DNA topoisomerase, type IIA, central (InterPro:IPR013760); BEST Arabidopsis thaliana protein match is: DNA GYRASE B1 (TAIR:AT3G10270.1); Has 30201 Blast hits to 17322 proteins in 780 species: Archae - 12; Bacteria - 1396; Metazoa - 17338; Fungi - 3422; Plants - 5037; Viruses - 0; Other Eukaryotes - 2996 (source: NCBI BLink).) yields the protein MALLQRASYLRLYYLRLMGSRPRLFSSSLSPALHRHSSTLSSPPFSSPSPSFRLKFQLTSVLSQRLIQRNAISSRFLSTEASQETTTSKGYSSEQIQVLEGLDPVRKRPGMYIGSTGSRGLHHLVYEILDNAIDEAQAGYASKVDVVLHADGSVSVVDNGRGIPTDLHPATKKSSLETVLTVLHAGGKFGGTSSGYSVSGGLHGVGLSVVNALSEALEVSVWRDGMEHKQNYSRGKPITTLTCRVLPLESKGTKGTSIRFWPDKEVFTTAIEFDHNTIAGRIRELAFLNPKVTISLKKEDDDPEKTQYSEYSFAGGLTEYVSWLNTDKNPIHDVLGFRREINGATVDVALQWCSDAYSDTMLGYANSIRTIDGGTHIEGVKASLTRTLNTLAKKSKTVKEKDISLSGEHVREGLTCIVSVKVPNPEFEGQTKTRLGNPEVRKIVDQSVQEYLTEFLELHPDILESIISKSLNAYKAALAAKRARELVRSKSVLKSSSLPGKLADCSSTDPEVSEIFIVEGDSAGGSAKQGRDRRFQAILPLRGKILNIERKDEAAMYKNEEIQNLILGLGLGVKGEDFKKENLRYHKIIILTDADVDGAHIRTLLLTFFFRYQRALFDAGCIYVGVPPLFKVERGKNAQYCYDDADLKKITSNFPANASYNIQRFKGLGEMMPEQLWETTMNPETRILKQLVVDDIAEANMTFSSLMGARVDVRKELIKNAATRINLQRLDI from the exons ATGGCGCTTCTTCAGAGAGCTTCTTATCTGCGTCTCTATTATTTACGGCTCATGGGTTCTCGACCTCGTCTCTTCTCTAGCTCTCTCTCTCCTGCTCTTCACCGTCACAGCTCGACGCTCTCCTCGCCTCCATTTTCCTCTCCAAGTCCCAG tttcagGTTAAAGTTTCAGTTAACCAGTGTTTTGAGTCAAAGACTGATACAACGAAATGCTATTTCATCGAGGTTCTTGTCTACTGAGGCTTCCCAAGAGACTACCACATCTAAGGGTTACAGTTCTGAACAGATTCaa GTGCTGGAAGGCTTAGACCCTGTAAGAAAACGTCCAGGAATGTATATCGGAAGCACTGGATCTCGTGGTTTGCATCATTTG GTTTATGAGATACTTGACAACGCAATTGATGAGGCTCAAGCTGGTTATGCCTCAAAGGTTGATGTCGTCCTACATGCAGATGGCTCAGTTAGTGTTGTGGACAATGGGCGTGGG ATACCCACGGATTTGCATCCTGCGACAAAAAAGTCTTCCCTGGAGACTGTGCTTACG GTTTTACATGCGGGTGGCAAGTTTGGTGGCACGAGTAGTGGCTACAGTGTGTCTGGTGGATTACATGGTGTCGGTTTATCAGTAGTAAATGCTTTGTCTGAG GCTCTGGAGGTCTCGGTTTGGAGAGATGGGATGGAGCATAAGCAAAATTATTCTCGTGGAAAGCCCATAACTACACTTACATGTCGCGTCCTCCCCCTAGAGTCAAAGGGGACTAAAGGGACAAGCATCAGGTTTTGGCCTGACAAAGAAG ttttcacaACTGCAATCGAGTTCGACCATAACACCATTGCTGGACGAATTAGGGAGCTTGCATTTTTGAATCCAAAG GTTACCATCTCTTTAAAAAAGGAGGATGATGATCCTGAAAAGACCCAATATAGTGAATACTCTTTTGCTGGAGGATTAACTGAATATGTTAGTTGGCTAAATACTGATAAG AATCCAATTCATGACGTGCTGGGTTTCAGGAGAGAGATAAATGGTGCCACCGTGGACGTTGCCCTTCAATG GTGCTCAGATGCATATTCAGACACAATGCTGGGATATGCCAATAGCATTCGCACTATTGATGGTGGAACACACATCGAAGGTGTGAAAGCTTCATTAACAAGGACTCTTAATACCCTTGCAAAAAAGTCAAAGACTGTTAAG GAGAAAGATATTAGCTTAAGTGGGGAACATGTTAGAGAGGGATTGACCTGTATCGTCTCAGTCAAGGTTCCTAATCCTGAGTTTGAAGGTCAAACAAAG ACAAGATTAGGAAATCCAGAGGTGAGAAAAATTGTTGACCAATCAGTTCAGGAATATCTCACAGAGTTTTTGGAATTGCATCCAGATATTCTTGAGAGCATTATTTCCAAATCCCTTAACGCTTACAAG GCTGCTTTGGCTGCCAAGAGGGCAAGGGAGTTGGTCAGGTCGAAAAGCGTTTTGAAGTCATCATCACTTCCTGGGAAACTGGCTGATTGCTCATCAACAGATCCTGAAGTATCTG AAATTTTTATAGTTGAAGGAGATTCTGCTGGTGGCAGTGCGAAACAGGGCCGTGATAGACGATTTCAG gCAATTCTTCCTTTGAGAGGTAAAATTCTGAACATTGAAAGAAAGGATGAAGCAGCCATGTATAAGaatgaagaaattcaaaatctaATTCTTGGCCTTGGCCTCGGTGTGAAG GGAGAAgattttaagaaagaaaatttgcGGTACCATAAGATAATCATCTTAACAGATGCAGATGTTGATGGTGCACATATCCGGACACTTCTGTTGACCTTTTTCTTCAGATATCAG AGAGCCTTGTTTGATGCAGGTTGCATATATGTCGGTGTTCCTCCTCTGTTCAAG GTTGAAAGGGGAAAGAATGCACAATATTGCTATGATGATGCAGACCTTAAAAAGATCACCAGTAACTTCCCTGCAAACGCATCCTACAACATTCAAAGGTTCAAAG GTTTGGGAGAGATGATGCCTGAACAGCTTTGGGAAACGACAATGAATCCAGAAACAAGGATACTAAAGCAACTTGTTGTCGATGATATAGCGGAAGCAAACATGACATTCTCATCTCTTATGGGTGCTCGG GTCGATGTCCGGAAAGAACTCATCAAAAATGCTGCAACTAGGATCAACCTGCAGCGTCTAGACATATAA
- the GYRB2 gene encoding DNA GYRASE B2 (DNA GYRASE B2; FUNCTIONS IN: DNA topoisomerase activity, DNA topoisomerase (ATP-hydrolyzing) activity, DNA binding, ATP binding; INVOLVED IN: DNA topological change, DNA metabolic process; LOCATED IN: mitochondrion; CONTAINS InterPro DOMAIN/s: Ribosomal protein S5 domain 2-type fold (InterPro:IPR020568), DNA topoisomerase, type IIA, subunit B, domain 2 (InterPro:IPR013506), Ribosomal protein S5 domain 2-type fold, subgroup (InterPro:IPR014721), ATPase-like, ATP-binding domain (InterPro:IPR003594), DNA topoisomerase, type IIA, subunit B (InterPro:IPR000565), DNA topoisomerase, type IIA, subunit B/N-terminal (InterPro:IPR001241); BEST Arabidopsis thaliana protein match is: DNA GYRASE B1 (TAIR:AT3G10270.1); Has 25944 Blast hits to 25881 proteins in 6578 species: Archae - 105; Bacteria - 19082; Metazoa - 171; Fungi - 228; Plants - 112; Viruses - 77; Other Eukaryotes - 6169 (source: NCBI BLink).), whose translation MALLQRASYLRLYYLRLMGSRPRLFSSSLSPALHRHSSTLSSPPFSSPSPSFRLKFQLTSVLSQRLIQRNAISSRFLSTEASQETTTSKGYSSEQIQVLEGLDPVRKRPGMYIGSTGSRGLHHLVYEILDNAIDEAQAGYASKVDVVLHADGSVSVVDNGRGIPTDLHPATKKSSLETVLTVLHAGGKFGGTSSGYSVSGGLHGVGLSVVNALSEALEVSVWRDGMEHKQNYSRGKPITTLTCRVLPLESKGTKGTSIRFWPDKEVFTTAIEFDHNTIAGRIRELAFLNPKVTISLKKEDDDPEKTQYSEYSFAGGLTEYVSWLNTDKNPIHDVLGFRREINGATVDVALQWCSDAYSDTMLGYANSIRTIDGGTHIEGVKASLTRTLNTLAKKSKTVKEKDISLSGEHVREGLTCIVSVKVPNPEFEGQTKTRLGNPEVRKIVDQSVQEYLTEFLELHPDILESIISKSLNAYKAALAAKRARELVRSKSVLKSSSLPGKLADCSSTDPEVSGMYWPS comes from the exons ATGGCGCTTCTTCAGAGAGCTTCTTATCTGCGTCTCTATTATTTACGGCTCATGGGTTCTCGACCTCGTCTCTTCTCTAGCTCTCTCTCTCCTGCTCTTCACCGTCACAGCTCGACGCTCTCCTCGCCTCCATTTTCCTCTCCAAGTCCCAG tttcagGTTAAAGTTTCAGTTAACCAGTGTTTTGAGTCAAAGACTGATACAACGAAATGCTATTTCATCGAGGTTCTTGTCTACTGAGGCTTCCCAAGAGACTACCACATCTAAGGGTTACAGTTCTGAACAGATTCaa GTGCTGGAAGGCTTAGACCCTGTAAGAAAACGTCCAGGAATGTATATCGGAAGCACTGGATCTCGTGGTTTGCATCATTTG GTTTATGAGATACTTGACAACGCAATTGATGAGGCTCAAGCTGGTTATGCCTCAAAGGTTGATGTCGTCCTACATGCAGATGGCTCAGTTAGTGTTGTGGACAATGGGCGTGGG ATACCCACGGATTTGCATCCTGCGACAAAAAAGTCTTCCCTGGAGACTGTGCTTACG GTTTTACATGCGGGTGGCAAGTTTGGTGGCACGAGTAGTGGCTACAGTGTGTCTGGTGGATTACATGGTGTCGGTTTATCAGTAGTAAATGCTTTGTCTGAG GCTCTGGAGGTCTCGGTTTGGAGAGATGGGATGGAGCATAAGCAAAATTATTCTCGTGGAAAGCCCATAACTACACTTACATGTCGCGTCCTCCCCCTAGAGTCAAAGGGGACTAAAGGGACAAGCATCAGGTTTTGGCCTGACAAAGAAG ttttcacaACTGCAATCGAGTTCGACCATAACACCATTGCTGGACGAATTAGGGAGCTTGCATTTTTGAATCCAAAG GTTACCATCTCTTTAAAAAAGGAGGATGATGATCCTGAAAAGACCCAATATAGTGAATACTCTTTTGCTGGAGGATTAACTGAATATGTTAGTTGGCTAAATACTGATAAG AATCCAATTCATGACGTGCTGGGTTTCAGGAGAGAGATAAATGGTGCCACCGTGGACGTTGCCCTTCAATG GTGCTCAGATGCATATTCAGACACAATGCTGGGATATGCCAATAGCATTCGCACTATTGATGGTGGAACACACATCGAAGGTGTGAAAGCTTCATTAACAAGGACTCTTAATACCCTTGCAAAAAAGTCAAAGACTGTTAAG GAGAAAGATATTAGCTTAAGTGGGGAACATGTTAGAGAGGGATTGACCTGTATCGTCTCAGTCAAGGTTCCTAATCCTGAGTTTGAAGGTCAAACAAAG ACAAGATTAGGAAATCCAGAGGTGAGAAAAATTGTTGACCAATCAGTTCAGGAATATCTCACAGAGTTTTTGGAATTGCATCCAGATATTCTTGAGAGCATTATTTCCAAATCCCTTAACGCTTACAAG GCTGCTTTGGCTGCCAAGAGGGCAAGGGAGTTGGTCAGGTCGAAAAGCGTTTTGAAGTCATCATCACTTCCTGGGAAACTGGCTGATTGCTCATCAACAGATCCTGAAGTATCTGGTATGTATTGGCCATCATGA